In the genome of Vanessa cardui chromosome 18, ilVanCard2.1, whole genome shotgun sequence, the window TTTTCTTGTGaatcattacaaattataaatagatttgttTATTACGAGCTGTCAAAACATTAGCTAAACGTTAAATTCTCATTTTGTGTCACGGGTTTAACTTTGCCACTAACActacattttttatcataattcaaCTCGTAATGGGCGTTGTACAAAAACATCTTGAGTAAACAGCGTTAGTGCAATTGGCTCAAAGCCTTGAGTCTCTACCCAAAGTCCAGTTCAAAGTCCAATAAGGCATTAGCAGGCTATATCTATTCATtgtatgattattaaaaaataataatttgtctttaatttCAGCACACATGCAAGAAGCCCTCGAAAACGAATGCGCCAAGTGCACAGACGCGCAGAAGAATGGCACAGAGAAGGTGATCGCCCATCTCATCAACAAGGAGCCGGAACTCTGGAACCAACTCTGCGCCAAGTTCGACCCTGAGAGCAAGTACAGGGTTAAATACGAGGAGCGCCTTAAAACTTTGACTAACTGATTAAAATAATGAGTCTTTTATaatgtgatattattttttgtaaatcattGCTGTCTGTCTCGGacgaataaagaaattatttaaattcatgttgtggtattatttgtttcatatgACTAAAGGTTtaagaattaaaagaaataatcacttttaaatatgtacaatacaaataaacttCTTATTGCAAAGTGTACATAGCCAGAATGTAACCTTATGGTAGGAAggatatagtaaaatattattttgttgtgaccatacaaaatcattaatattttttcatttatatataaaaatacagaatatatgtattgagaaggatattttgatttctttaaatgtatGCCTGGCTTATAGTGATCTCGTGAATAGCCCCTTTAATCGAATTATTGTAAGCGAGCTCTACCAACACCagttattaatctttttttgaAACAGTTTACAACTTTACAGTGAAGCTGAGAGGTTAAGCTGACCTAACTGGATATATCGATAAACTCCTGATATAAATAActcataaaatttgtataaacttACATACTGTGTATTGGAGGGGTCTGAAGAACCAGACATAATTTTCAtccaatatttcttatatttaaaatataatataaataactctaAAATTTTCACGGTCTCAAGAACTACCAGACTTAATTTTCATCATATATTTCTCGAAGAATCTGATAGTTTTTTAGTTGTTTTCTAGTTTAAAgcagtttatattatttaattatttttcgctTTGAAAACTAATAAGAGGAAGTATAGAAACATTTCTAGAACGAATTCATCTCATAGGAGATGAAACAATAAGCATGATATTTTTGGTGTACAAGTGTATGGGACACAGACCTACTACTCTTTCCTTGCCTCTCATATCCGATGGGACGGGAAATCCAACATGACCTGAAAGAGTTCAGGagaaaaacaatgtatttacGTGCTTTCTGAGATATGAAGTTTCAGACTCCAGGCTGTTATTGAAATTTTGACaggaaaacataatatttttgtcatcCTGACCTGGCACTTTAAACTTGGGGTAGTCTAAGAAGGCAGACTTAAGTAATATAGTACatgataaatcattaaatataactgACAATTACTCTATTTCTGCGTTATATGTTAAaacccaatatttttttttctaaacttatttttcaaaaatcatACAGTCAATATTACCTATCCTTTATCTAGAATAGAGCACTAATGTTATTGCAGCTTCaagtatttaacatatttgtacctattaaaatattcttagtgAGGAAACAAGTTCAACAAATCTAGGCTAAGTTCGTAATATTTAGCTTTAGCGATAATTTGATATTCAGAGGCCGTTTAAAATACCACTCTATTCTATTTGACTGCAATATCAAAGTTTaactaagttattttattattttttgtagtagATATCtatagaaacaaaaatgttattagcgttaaaagttttattaaaataagaattaataacatcacatgcttaatatatacaaatatgaactaaaactagttaatatgtaaatcttgaccgcgtggactGGTGGCAAGAACGCTATTATATAGGTTATTAGTTATCATTAGAAGTTATATTAGTTATTGTTAGGATAGGTTCACACGATGTTTCAATTTGAAAGAAATGAGTTCTTGTCGGTGTGTAGGAAGTACCGATACAGCCAATTGTCAaggtatttaattgtaaataatgacaAGTGAGTTGAAGCCTGGTTGGCGTACATAGTTTTGACTTATCGAGACTTCTagacatttaacaaaaaatatttgcgtATATTTGTACCTTTAAAATAAGTGAGGATACAGTTTCTATTAGCTTTTGCTTACAATAAATCTAAAAGCACAAAAAGATAAAGGTGGTTTATCTTTACTCAGGtagatttacttttaataatttattaaactattttctGTTAATGAATTTTTTGTTCAGaaagttattcaaataaaataagtagtcaatagaatttataaaaaccAGACAAAGCGGACAAACATAATAAACGAATACACTTATATTGctgttaacaataaaaaatatatcacatagCGCTCGCCCAATTGCTTAAtgcatatttcaaataaattaaaggaaTTTATGAAAAAACCATAGCGTTAGAGAAAGAagttctacctcgcacaactaACTAGTtagtggaaccagctttcgccggcggtttttccgaaccgataagacttgggaatcttcaagaaaagagcgtactccttccttaaaggccagcaCGCACCTGCAAACCCCACGGTATCACAGTTATACATGGGCCGTGCTAATGATtttctatcaggtgagccttATGCTCGTTTGCACCGTTAAATTTGCCCCTAAAAATTGCAACTTCTAGATCTATCTATCAGCTATAAATATTAGAAACCCGCCTAAACTTTCTGTGTTTAATTTCTTAAGCAATAAAATCTGCAACACGAGATAAAGAACGCAACCTGTTGTAACAGGTTAGAGCCTTGACGTCATGCGACGAGTCCAGTGTCGTATGCATACGTCACACGGAAAAATTCTAAGTTATGTCTAAGTTAAGTCTAACTACCTACTAAGTTTTTGTGCATTCCATATATCTAGTATATAAAGCCGTGTGGACGGAGTCTGCTAATCAGTAACGAACTTTAAATCGCTGATCACACATCTCACGCAGGTAagcgatattatattataatttgttgtcAAACAAAATAGtcctgtaattaatataaacgacTATTAGTAGTATATGTTATTTAgctctaaatatattattttaaaatgaaattatacaatGTCTGAAATTACACTTAAGCTAGTTGAATTTTGTTTCAGAAAATTGTAGAATCAATGTTACTGAGGCCTATTTCTTCACGTTCTTAACACCTCCGAAGATTTTTTTCGGCACTTAATCCCtttttcaacaaatatttattttcgaagTTTGTTTTGTCCCTATTTAACAGTAAGACAATGAATGGTATTCTTAAGTACTACTCCGATGTATGATCTTTGTAAGATCATACATCGGTGTAGTACTTAaggattaaaagtaaatattttgtctatggatatttaatatatttcgtcTGTCTGTGTATTTACTATACAGtgcagtattttttattcttctatTCCTTGAATTGCGTCTCTCGGACTAAATATATTAGGTAATGATAGTCGccatgatatatttattgttgacTTACTTTTGTCTATTGTTTTCTGAAACTTgagataaaatatgtattaatttcgttatttatattgaattctcattcgttaaaatatatgaattaaaattgaataaattttcacatttaagtcatttaattaagattaccTTTTAATTACGTTCCAATattgcaaaataattaattaacattctgttatattttatttattgcatagaCGCTATATTGCTCCTCATCCGAAATATCCACATTCTGCAggtattttggaatatttatataagccaTTGAATTTCAATCTTCCGATATATTTAGACCTGTTCGGTTGGAACCTTTCGGAATTGGAACGAACACGACCAACAACAACAAGTGGTCcgaaaacataataaaacaaatctgtGTGCTTTTTTAGAAACCACAATGAAGGTCGTCATCTGTCTTTTCGCCTTAATCGCTGTCGCCCTCGCCCGTCCTGATGAGAAGTACACTGACCGTTACGACAATGTCGATCTGGACGAAATTCTCGGCAACAAGCGCATCCTAGAGAACTACTTCAAGTGCATCATGGACCAAGGGAAGTGCTCTCCCGACGGCATCGAACTCAAATGTAAGTACATTTCACATTTACCATAATAACAGCTTTCTAAtatacaattcaaaataattataaagacttTAAGAAAAATTCTTCTCTGGTTCATttacaattatcatttttatctgGGTAGCGTTTTGACGGcaaacaataattttagttcaaataaatgttacaGGTAAGCTAGTAGAATAGctcattttactatttttatttatttgtttgttcagTTTAATGCCGTTCAGGCTTTTTCTTCCGCTGTTGTTTTGACGTCCGTGATACTtagaaaaaaagtaatgtagATGCTAATGATTGAATCACGCGCGATAAATATTTACAACGGTGGAAGATCAGATACAACACGAAGTTGTTTTTCTTATGAataattgcaaattaaaaatagatttgtttGTTGCGAGCTGTCAAGGATTAGAAAAAAACCTAAATACGCTCTTTACCTAATGCGAAAAAGCCAGCTGTTTTTTCAATCGTTAATTGTTCAATTTTCAATTTGTttactcaaataaaaataatttatgttttgtttttttatttacgggATGTAACAGTTATAATGATTTGAAGTCGATTCTTAGTGGCAAGGGCTTTGCCGAACAGCCCTGACCAAGTTGTAAAGTTCATTGCTAccagattataatataattagcagTTACCTGGGACTTCCCGCATATCCTCATAAATCTTACATTTATTTGACAAATGACTCTCTTTATTACGCTAACactaatgtatttttctttatttaagttaaatgaTATTCGTCAacatcttatgtaaataaaactattacgaTATAAATCTACGATCTTAGTTTTCTTCTATAATTTATCTCGAAATTAGAGATGAAGGGAAATATCGTGGATTCATTATCTCAAAACCTTGAAATCTTTGTCCAATGTCCTGTAACATTAGAAGGCTATAACTATTGtgtaagattattaaaaaatatattattctttttaatttcagcACACATGCAAGAAGCC includes:
- the LOC124537437 gene encoding allergen Tha p 1-like, whose translation is MKVVICLFALIAVALARPDEKYTDRYDNVDLDEILGNKRILENYFKCIMDQGKCSPDGIELKSHMQEALENECAKCTDAQKKGTEKVIAHLINKEPELWNQLCAKFDPESKYRVKYEERLKTLSN